The DNA region ACATCAAACATCAGACATCAACGTCAGAGGTCATGACTTGGACAGAGAATATCCGTACCGATACCGCCGCATTCATCATTCACACCCAGGATATCACTAAACACAACTACTTTTCCTGTACACTTGAAACGCCAAAAACGCCCCGTATCAAAAACCAACGCCTTTTCCTTGTATACAAAGCTCCATTTTAAACCCCTCAACCGCTCTCAGCTTAGGCGCTCTTCTGGCTGAGAACCTCTCTCCGCTTCTTTACCGCATTGGCAAGCACATCGAGAACAGAGACAGTTTCCTCCCAACCAATGCAGGCATCGGTAATGCTCACGCCATACTTGAGGCCCTCCTTGCCCTCTTTGGGCACCTTCTGGTTACCTATCTAAGTGTTAGCAACTCGCAAAATCAACGTCAACTATTCATGGGATAACTCACCCTCGCCAATGTTGCTCTCAATCATGACACCCAtaacaccctcctcgcccttctcaaTCTGCTCAGCCAGCGTGGCAGCAACCAAGGGCTGGTTATTGTGGTTCTTGAGGGAGTTGCCATGGCTGCAGTCCACCATCAACCGCTGACGAAGACCGGCCTTCTTGAGAGCCGCCTTGGCTTCAGCAATGCTCTTGGCATCGTAGTTGGTACCCTTGGTGCCACCACGGAGGATAACAAAGCAATCCTCGTTGCCGACGGTGCCGACAATGGCCACGACACCGGGCTTTGTCACAGAGAGGAAgtgatgggggtgtttgACGGCCCCAATCGCGTCAACCGCAACGCCCAAGCTTCCATCGGTGCCGTTCTTGAAGCCGACAGGGAAACTGAGACCGCTAGCCAGTTCGCGATGAAGCTGGCTTTCAGTTGTGCGGGcgccaacagcaccaacgcTCAAGAGATCGGCCAAAAACTGCGGGCTAATAGTATCGAGCATCTCGCTGGCAAGGGGCATGCCCTTGGTAGTGAGGTCAACAAAGAGCTGTCTGCTCAGACGAAGAcccttgttgatcttgaagCTGTTGTCGATATCGGGGTCGTTGATGAGGCCCTTCCATCCCACAGTAGTGCGTGGCTTTTCGAGGTAGGACCGCATAACAATCAACAACTCGTCCTTgtgcttctccttctccttgagcagCATGTCGCAGTACTCAAGCGCCGCCTTTGGGTCATGGATAGAGCAGGGTCCAATGACGACCAgaagcctcttcttctcatcggtgttgttgacaatggcaacagcctcctcacGGCCCTCCAAAACGGTGCGCTTAGACTCGACAGTCTGGGGAATTTCGTGTTGGAGCAAGTTGGGTGGTGTCAACGGGTTGTAGCCGCGAACTGAACGAGGTCAGCGTTTGCTGGACATATGCGACGTTTCAGTCTTGG from Podospora pseudoanserina strain CBS 124.78 chromosome 1, whole genome shotgun sequence includes:
- the ARO3 gene encoding 3-deoxy-7-phosphoheptulonate synthase (COG:E; EggNog:ENOG503NVDJ), which encodes MSGFYIENKNVGNKAESEDWRIRGYNPLTPPNLLQHEIPQTVESKRTVLEGREEAVAIVNNTDEKKRLLVVIGPCSIHDPKAALEYCDMLLKEKEKHKDELLIVMRSYLEKPRTTVGWKGLINDPDIDNSFKINKGLRLSRQLFVDLTTKGMPLASEMLDTISPQFLADLLSVGAVGARTTESQLHRELASGLSFPVGFKNGTDGSLGVAVDAIGAVKHPHHFLSVTKPGVVAIVGTVGNEDCFVILRGGTKGTNYDAKSIAEAKAALKKAGLRQRLMVDCSHGNSLKNHNNQPLVAATLAEQIEKGEEGVMGVMIESNIGEGNQKVPKEGKEGLKYGVSITDACIGWEETVSVLDVLANAVKKRREVLSQKSA